The region GCATTACATCCTCCGGCAGAGACCTGTCTGAGTTTCAGAGACCTGCCAAAAATCCTTGCTGCGGCATCATGTCTTACTGGTGGGTGATCAGGCGACCCAGTATTAACAAACAGATTGTCGCGTTGTGAAGAGGCAAGGCGGTATTCGCGGCTGAAATTGATAGTCTCTTCAGGGCAGGCATTTTCGCAAGCACGGCAGAAAATACAATGGCCAGTATCAACTACCGGGCCGCCGGTTTCCTGGGATAGACATATAGCATCCACAGGGCAGGCAGCAATGCAAAGGTCGCAACCTTTTTTGCAGGTTAAACGGTTCACCACGGGACGTCCTGCAAATCGGGCCGGCAGTTCCGGAGGAGAACCGTCCGGATATGCCATGGTTCTATATTTCTGTTTAATGCGTGTTTTGATAATTCGAAGCATAAATACTCTCTTAAAACCTTTGGATCTTCTCCCAAATTAGCTGCGCTTTCATCATAAATCATGTCCGCAATAGGATAGATTGAAACTTTTATTACATAGCGGAAAATCGGAAATCTGCTGGTTGCGCAGGGCCAAAGCAAGTCCGAACCAGTTGTGAAAAGATGGATCAACAACCTTATAGAACAAGAAATGTCCCTTAGCGTCAGTGGCTGCCACATGA is a window of Pseudomonadota bacterium DNA encoding:
- a CDS encoding 4Fe-4S binding protein, whose product is MLRIIKTRIKQKYRTMAYPDGSPPELPARFAGRPVVNRLTCKKGCDLCIAACPVDAICLSQETGGPVVDTGHCIFCRACENACPEETINFSREYRLASSQRDNLFVNTGSPDHPPVRHDAAARIFGRSLKLRQVSAGGCNACEADSNVLGTLAWDMGRFGIQFVASPRHADGLLITGPVTENMRIALEKTYAAVPDPKIVIAVGSCAISGGPFTGHQEQHNGAMDIIPVDLFIPGCPPHPLTILDGLLRFIGRIV